atcaatttAATAGTTTTCATTGACAAAGTCCCAACATTATAGGTCTACATACACTTATTCTTAACtaaagatctatgtataaacttATGACAGTATATTAGAAATACTATAATATAGAGGATTTGAACCTGAAGTTCTTGAGTATAAAAGTCtttaatttacaagaaaaaaatgtttttaagtgtatgagttttaaatgtgtgtgaaCCATTTTTGAGACATAAAGTCCAAAAGTCAAAAATGCAATCACTgctttcagtttggtttcttgtatttttttgttttttactttacaccattttagttttacaattttaaaaacttaaaatttttgagtttcttatgtaacattttaagactttagctcagaaattttgagttttttttctcataaattccGACTTTTAAACTCAGATATTCTGAGTGTTTTCCTGTAAATATGACTTTGTAATCTCTAAAAAACTGAAagtttttttcaccaaaaaatgtgactttttgatcaaaatgaacagattctcttaattttctttgtcatttatgTTGGTCCtaacagagtatgtggaatgtAAACTacagccacttttaaccccaaCCCAACCCACCCTAACCCACGTtggagaaaataataaaatttttttttttttttttttttttttttttttttttaaagagtccCAAAAAAGGGCTAAGGGGGAATTCACAAGAAGTACAGAACAAATCAAAGCAAAATAGTTTAAAGAATAAACTACTTTGGATAATAAAAGACATAAGGTAACTTGAAATGAGATTATATGATTTTGTGCCATTGGAAATCACTCAGACTAGCTTTTTGTAAAACCATACAGCAAAACAATGCAAGCCTTACTGCAGGAGGGGTAAAAGTACCAATaatttaatgataaatgatgataTAACAACTGATATAAACTCATCTGAATTAAAAATTGAGTGATTAATTATGAATTGATTAATTcaatgttcttttgatgaaaactGTTACAATTTGATGAAAGTAGTGGaaaatttttttatcattttgattgtttttcagTCGTTGTTTATCACTGACAGTGTAAACATTGTCATTTATCATTTAAGGATAGAGGTCTAAAAAGGGGaaaggaacaaaaaaatgtgtggttTGAATGTTCCTGCATTAAAAAGCATGTCAATTAAAATATTCAGCAATGACGATGTTTTTTTAGAGGAGCCCCACAAGATCAACCAGGAGCAGTTGGTCTGCAGGCTGATCAGGCTCAACTCCTGCCCCACATTGACACAGGACAGGAGGTATGATGGACAGACCCACTGGCCAACTGTTCCTGGTTAAGTTTGTGGAACTTCTCAACTCCCAAAAAAATGGAGAACATTTCCAAATCAACATcaaattttgtgaaatgttgtAATTAAGTTATGAAATAGTATCCAAGTCTTTAAAGACTCTTAGTCCCTCGCCTCTTCAGCTTCTTGCAGTTTAGACATAGAAGTTGAGAGTGGAGGCACgctctttattttttgacagagtAAAAACAATCGCCTGCTGCAAATAATAAATGTCTAGGTGACAGAATTATATGGTGATTCTACAACACATAATTTTTGTTCCTTTGACATTCATCATGTCTCACAgagatgaaaaatgtcaaagtaacaAAAATCGTATGTCACAAAAATTACAGAttgtaaaccagtggttcttaactggtcagcctcaggacccaccatcaattCCTCAATGAGAAAATGCAACCAAAATTTTTGGTATTATTCAACCAATCTgatttatttgatgaaaaatagagCAGTTAGGCTGCAagacagcacaaaacatgacaaatccAAGAGACTGtgcaaaacaagcatgttttaaaagagtttcTTGGACTTTGGTGCAGTTTTAGTTAATAGGAGcacatttgcaacccactgaaaaaggTACCACGACACagttttgggtcccgacccagcATGAGGGCCACTGCTGTGAATGCTAAAAAGTTATaaaccacatttatttatgatGCATAATAAGTTTTCATTGTCTTAATTTCTATCATCACTTTTTCTTGTTATCACTCTTGAGGTCCCTTTACTCAAACGACAATGAAACTGTTTGCACTGTTAATggtaaatgaatgaaaaacaatcaaaatgagaaaaatgtgacACTCTTTTTATCAAACTGCAACAACTTTCATCAAGTTAACCTCAAATTTTCAAATCCCTTCATATTTAATCAccacatttttaattcaaaagcatttttatcaCCCTATTTTCTTAATTCACGTGTCTTCATCACCTTCGattttataatttcattttgTTACTCTCACCCCTCATAGTCCTGTCCAGCATATTGACAATGAAAGCTAGTACCGTACCAAGCTTCCGCTTTTTCTTCCCAGAGatcttaaaacaaaatgaaaatcagctCCCTGGCCCAGGTTTTCTGTGTCCCTACAACCATGGTAATGATTTAGGAGCTAAGCTGGAGGGCAAACCTTTCAATCTTCAAACCTCACACTGAGGAAAAGCTCTGGCTAGAGACTGGAACAACATCATGGATACAGACAGCCAGATGAGTTTCCTTTGTAGGGTGGTTGGGGGTAAcaagctcaaacatctggagCAACCTGTTGCTTCTCACAAAAGGTGCCAGTttggcatctgatcaggatgatAATCAAGAATCAATTTAGTAATCATACAATGTTATTATCATCTGGCTGGGACCTCTTTGGGTCCTCTAGGAGTAGCGGGAGAACATTAGGCAAAGCAATATTTGGAATATACCTTGTTAAGCCAGCTGCCAATTTAAAATGGCCTTGAATGAGTAGAACAGGGAGTGATGGATGAATAATGATGGAAGTGTCATCATTAGTGGCCAGTGAAAATCTCAGAGGTGAACAGAATGGTCCATAACTTCAGTTTAAATCTGGTCCAGGATCAAGCAGAATGCATCAGTtgagtaaccttgcaaagcagatggatacgcccatttccttgtgtctcactggcgaatccatcttgcaaagctccccgtttgaactgtttgggccaggttagaaagtgaaaggaccaatcagtgacgggGGGCAGAACTTGTGGCtgcggcggagtcatgacgtgagcaagcagcaacaacaggTTGGTGGAGtaatggtggaagacattagcatggatgctgctaagcaccagttttatcagaacttgacgacatttcttcattaaaagaacaaagaacagcagtgagttgttttcttttcaaaaacgacaaaatttgtgtactgacatgtctgtggTCTTCATAGTTTGTGCTATGCAgtaggtcaggttttttaacttttggtattctaaccttaaccctaaacagaagctaaatcagtttttatttcaaaggttttcatatgtacagtgcttaacaaatttattagacaagccacccaaagtaaggtttatgccacagttgccctaaattaacagcattggtaattaccaaaatcatttttttatgtttctgtaatggttaatacaccaatatgtagaagctatttaacccaaatgatatttttaatgctcaaatataattattactattttccatgcattttcaaatttactggtttacaaaaaaactgaaaaaatagtaaagcacattattatttcttgattaatatgttgaattatagttatttacttgcattcctgaacagaaaaattagttttagtggttgaatgttatgctggATTaatttctcagagaagcccagtatgccggctcaaatttgggtttaaaaaggtgaactcagtttgaaattcctcattcctgttcaaaatggtaaaacgtggagagctcactgaaaatgaaagagtccacattaaagcatttcatgatgctggatggtctctgagacgaatatgacaggtggtctgataaatttgttaagcactgtatttctTTTGTAAGATGTACAGCGCCTCAGCTGAACCGCCAATGAGTGTGGCGGTATGATTGATGTGCAGCTAGACTGACTTGAAACAAGGATTTTTGGATGCTTGTGTATGTTAGGgtttttgcagccagcctcaagtggtcATTCAGGGACACTAGAGATTTTTGGATATCCACTTGCAGACTTCATGATGTCGTTTGTGATCCTCTTCTCATCATCACTCTGCTTGTGCATGCCTCTGGGTTAGGAGGACTCCATTTCCCACAAGGCCTTTGGTCCAGCTGCTTCCATCCATCCCATCCGTCCATTCCCTTTAAGCCTGGCCCTCTGCTTCCCTTGTATGGAGTGTTACATCATTGGCACAGACTCCCACCTTTCTGAGTGATGACGCAGCCGAGGGAGAgagtgtgaggaggaggaggagggggaggaaaaagaggaggaggaggggtgagagaggagagggtgTCCCGTCTGCGCGgagcacagacagacagcagggAACAGCTGCAGCGTTAGGTTCGCGTAGGATTTCACTGCACTGcgatttaaaaatatcaatcattTCATCCCCAAAAACCCAAGTAGAGCAGCTCGACACAAAGCAACCAAACCTCGGTTAAAAAATGGTCGATCGCGAGCAGCTGGTGCAGAAAGCCAGGCTGGCCGAACAGGCTGAGCGATATGATGATATGGCTGCTGCTATGAAGTCGGTAAGTACATTCAAACGCTGATTTTACCCTGAAATGTGTTACATGTATGTGGATGGTGTGACAGCTGCTGAAGGTGCTCCTGCAATCTCGACAGTGTTGGCTGTAAATGTAGGCTTTATTTCATAGCACAAAAACTAGACAGTAAATGACTATAGCGGTTCATATCTGTATTATCTTGTCGCCATTTTACCCCAATCTCTTGGCTTTTTTCTCCCCTGTTCGAGTCCAAATCGTCTCCTCATTGGGCGGTGCCTTTCTGTCGGCCGTTCAATGAAGGGAAATTACAATGAAATGCACACAGGCCTGAGCTCCATCCCTCGCTTAATGAGAGCCGAATATCACGTAATGCCTCTGCTCTTATTACATTTGCTGCATTTtgtcccccccccccttcaTGCCAACCCCACCTATCCTTCCTCCATTATGCCGAATTTCATAAAAGCTGCTGCTGGGAGCCATGTGAGGTTGCTCGGAAAAAGCCCATCTATGCTCCTactccctcccttcctcctccttctcttcttcttccttttaattaaaataatatacCTCAGAAAATCTAAAATCGTTCTAGCTTGAACGGCTTGGATTTCTGTTTTCCAGCTTCATTGAAAAATGCTCTAAAAACAAGAGCCCTTAAAGTGCCTTTTCCTCTAAACAAACGTAGGAGGCAGTAGAATCTCTCTAGAAAATTCTTTGTCATATTGCAGTGAGGCATTATGATCACATTTGTAGGCTTTGTTTTCTCCCCTGGTGTTGTCCTCATGTCTGATTCCTCCTTACATCTAGAGTCATTTTGGATAAAAGAGCCTGATTACATGTAAAATATCCAACTCAAAGAGCCTGGAATGAGTCGCCTTCCTCCATATGAGCTTTCTCAGCTCTTATTGGCCACCACTGAGGACAGAGCCTTTGTCTGCTTTCCCTTTTTTCCTAATCTGCCCCCTTAAGAAATCCAGGGAGCTGCCTTCactaatgggttaaaaaaagtgCTGTGTCACACCAGCTCATACTGGACCCAAAAGCACCCTGGGAGTCTTATCCGGGCCTGCGTGACATCTCACATATAGATTGAAGGGAAGTCGTCATGCATGGTTTAAAGCTAGGAACATTTTAGTCTTGCAGTCCTCGGTGGAGGGGGGTAGATGGAGTGAGATCGTTTTTCATCGAGGGTTTCTGGTTGCAGGAGGTGGGATGATGTGTGCGAGTGCAGGGAGGGATTCCTTTCCCTTTAAACAATCTGCCATGTCAGTGCGGTCCAAAGCGGGCCCTTTTGCAGGGGTGTGTACTCTCACTCTCAAATCAAAGGGAATCCCTTGCCATTGCAGCCAGAAATGACAACCACAGCAACATTGTGCTCCCTGTGAAATGCAGTTGATCTCACGGTGTAAgcattttttaagctttaaggCACACTTTTATTGTATTATAGGGAggctatccatctatctatctatctacaggACAAAAAAGTTGAAAGCATCAACTTACGAGGCTGAAACAAGTGTATTTTGGTGCCTTATGATCTCTAAGTTTGCAAATCACCTGATTATTTCAGCTCTAGAGGTGAATTCAAGCATCACAGTTCtatttaatgataataaaacatgaataatattagtaaaaacactgacatcatgtCAGTTTTCCTGCTTATTTCTTAATAAATCTGTGTCACTGTCATCCATTTGACACGGCTACAAGCTTTCCAAGCGTTGGAGCACTTTAGAGTGATGACCTAAAAACAAGCTGAGTCACTTCATTAACAGTGATATGTTCAATTTGACTGTACCCCTGTGTAAGCCATTGGCAGGCATGTGTTTGTGTCACAGAGAGAGTGAAGGTGCCTCCACATCTGTAGGTTGAGCTTTCCATCCACTCAGCGTGAGCGTACGAGCGTGAGTGTGGCAGCCATCCTGCGCCATCTTTGTGCTCCTCTAGCTGAGTAGAGAATGTCAAGCCTAAGAGATAAGGGGCGTTTGTAGGGAGCGATCAAAAGCAGTCAAAGGGGTTGTGAGAGCTAAGCTAAAgctactttatttatatatttatgtatacaTGAAGTCCAGCTCCAGGCAGTTATTGATATGACAAGAGCCATCTCCGAACAAGGCTGCCTCTCCTATCAAATATCTAGGACTAAAATGATCTTTTTATAGTAACATGGTCTAAGCAGCTATCAAACTGATCTGTCAGGGTCTAAATTTAACAGTCAGACTCAGTGTGATGTCACTGCCTGGCGTTTTTCGACAGGTAAAAAGGTCAGTTTGCGCCAGAGAGAAGGTCACTGGGACACGTGAACCGCCTGTGCAGTGATGGTTTTCACTTACAGTGCAGCTGCCCTGAAGGACTCGTGGGAACATTTAAGCCATCTCCGGTCCTCCTTtctaccccccaccccccacctcCCACCCCCAACCTTATCCTACGCCACCCACTCCCACTGCAGCCGACTTTCTCTCACTAAAGTGGTCCACGTGGCAGCAGGAGCTACTGGTCTTAATTAATGGATTGGCATGGAAACTGGGAATTGCACAACAAATTAAACATAGCTTGACTTTGTAAGGTTCATAATTGAGTTGATAGTTAAGATGGTTTTATGTAGGAAGACAGCATTGTCATTAAATTGGACTAACAAGGGTTTTCATCCTAGATTAATCAGACACTTCTTTGTAAACCTTTGGTTTGTAAAATTCTGACTAGATATTCCAGAGTCCATTGTTGATCCTTAATTTAtttggggcttttatgcctttacagCCAGCTGTAATTAAAGAAAGACAAAGCTATGGTCAGTCTCAATGTGGTGATGCTGCAGTCTATGGTTGTTTCTACAAAGCCCTACTGGAGTGCCTCTCAATATGGCTGCCTAAAATTACTTCTATTTTTCCAGTAAATAATCCAAAACCAAAAGATGTTCTCTCTGCATGGACACAAAACAAAGATAAGCAGAAAATTCTCACTTTAAGATGCTGGAAGTAGAAAACCATTGGCATTATGGCCCAAAAGAACTGCCAGCTTTTaaattttgccagattttctTGGATGAAACATCTGCATAATCTTATTTGATGATGTTTATGCAGCTGGTGCTGTTAAACAAGCCTTTTCAAGGCTTTTGAACTGACAATAAAATGATCCTTTCCCTCCTTCTGCCAGGTAACAGAGCTGAACGAGGCCCTGTCCAACGAGGAGAGGAACCTCTTGTCTGTTGCCTACAAGAATGTGGTGGGAGCCCGCCGGTCCTCCTGGAGGGTGATCTCCAGCATTGAGCAGAAGACTTCTGCCGATGGCAACGAGAAGAAGATTGAGATGGTGCGAGCTTACAGGGAGAAGATAGAGAAGGAGCTGGAGGCTGTGTGCCAAGATGTGCTGAACCTCCTGGACAACTTCCTGATCAAGAACTGCAGCGAAACGCAGCACGAGAGCAAAGTGTTCTACCTGAAGATGAAGGGCGACTACTACCGGTACCTGGCAGAGGTGGCCACGGGGGAGAAGAGGGCCACGGTGGTGGAGTCATCGGAGAAAGCTTACAACGAGGCTCACGAGATCAGCAAGGAGCACATGCAGCCCACCCACCCCATCCGCCTGGGCTTAGCTCTCAACTACTCTGTGTTTTACTACGAGATCCAGAACGCCCCCGAGCAGGCCTGTCATCTGGCCAAGACCGCCTTCGACGACGCCATCGCCGAGCTCGACACCCTCAACGAGGACTCCTACAAAGACTCCACTCTCATCATGCAGCTGCTCCGAGACAACTTGACACTGTGGACAAGTGACCAGCAGGATGACGAGGGAGGGGAGGGCAACAACTAAAGAAAAACCACACTtcgaaaaaaaatatatgaaggGCCGGTGGACTTTGGCAGCCGCTTTTGCCGATGACACTACCGCAGCAGcagttctttatttttccatgtgttaaaagaaaagaatcAAAAGAGAGGTGAGAGTGGAGGTTAAATCTTAGTTTAAAtatatatagaaatatatatacagttgaagGGGGCCTCCGTCTTCTTgattttctctttgacatttgCCAAAACCACAGATATGTCAGTCAATCAGCCTGAAGTGGTTGTTGTTGGATTGAAATGGCAGCCTCACACTGGCATAGGAACTGATCTTGTTCTGTCAAGATAAGCTGCTTAGTTAGGTTTTTGCGTGATAAGAGATGCATTTGAGTCACTTGAGAGAGAAAATGCTTGAATGGGAATGCCTCACAAAACTAGTTTGCATTGGTTCCAGTCATAGtctaataagaaaaaagggCCCTGAAAGCTATTGATCATAA
This region of Cheilinus undulatus linkage group 2, ASM1832078v1, whole genome shotgun sequence genomic DNA includes:
- the ywhag2 gene encoding 14-3-3 protein gamma-B, whose amino-acid sequence is MVDREQLVQKARLAEQAERYDDMAAAMKSVTELNEALSNEERNLLSVAYKNVVGARRSSWRVISSIEQKTSADGNEKKIEMVRAYREKIEKELEAVCQDVLNLLDNFLIKNCSETQHESKVFYLKMKGDYYRYLAEVATGEKRATVVESSEKAYNEAHEISKEHMQPTHPIRLGLALNYSVFYYEIQNAPEQACHLAKTAFDDAIAELDTLNEDSYKDSTLIMQLLRDNLTLWTSDQQDDEGGEGNN